The Oryzias latipes chromosome 8, ASM223467v1 genomic interval TATTTGTTAGTGAACCATATTTAGCTGTGAAATCATCAACAGACATGAGAGAAGCATCGTCATTAAGAAGATTCATTAAAGACCAAATTCCATTTCAAACCATGTTGGAACAAAGATAGATTTGTTTCTAACAGTGACGTATCTGCAGTTCCATAGAGGAGTGTTGTCTGGACTGGAATTGTGTTTAGAAATGAGTTTCATTACAGGAGAACTTGGATGGGAAGTTTCTTAATGTCAAAATCACATCTGAGTTAAAATGTGATCCCTTCTAGGcgggaaaatattttattaggaaCAATGAACCAAATACTATTTAGATTcctaataaatgattttatccCGTTTAAGGCTGTTAGAGTCTATGGCTTGAAGACCTCCATCCTGGTATTTCTTAGTCAGAGTACCTTGTtatgtgttttccttttccataTGAAGTTAACATTGATTTGATTAATAGTTTTAATGGCTTTTTTAGGGACACCCATAGAATAGGTGGGATATATGAATCTGGATATACTTTCAATTTTGGTGGAGAATTCtaccaaaaacagaaagaatctCTGTGGCCAGTTATTCAGCAGAGACAAACGTTTCTCTAGTTTGTCCCAAACATTCAGTTTTTCCAAGTCTGTTTGGTTTTTAGTTCTATGCATTCTGAGGTATTTAACTGTGGATTTAATCAGAATATTATAAACATGTTCAATGGGTCAGATCTCACATTTGTTTAGGTTCAGTTTGAGGCCTGAAGCTTTTGAAAAGATGTCAATAGTTTGAAGAATTATGGGATGTCATGTAGATTATTCAGGAAGACTGTTGTATGGTCGGCTAGTTGGTTTATTGAAAATTCAACATTCTAACTGACAGCTTACCAAAGTCAGTGTGTTTGATGAGCAAAGACagcatttctgctgctgcagtgaaTAGAAGAGGTGAGATGGGACGACCTTGTTTTCTACCATTAATGTTAAATCTGTCAGACGTCCCCTCAGGTAAACAAACACAACTACTGGTTTCATAGTGAAAGGTTTTAACTGCATTAAtacattcatcattcattcatcttctttaccatttattccctttcggggtcaccggagcctatcccggccacttgtgggcgaaggcaggagacgccctggacaggtcgccagtctgtctcagggtagaatgtccacaaacacacatccattcactctcacactcacacctagggacaatttagagttgccaatcaacctatgaagcatgtttttggacggtgggaggaagccggagatccacgcatgcacggggagaacatgctaactccacacagaaaggccccccgttgatgttgtgtttttcacgtcccccagccgggacttgaaccgggggccttcttgctgtgaggcaagagtgctaaccactgctccaccgtgcagccccctACATCAATACATTTGTTACCAAAACTAAAGAATTACAGACTTTGAAACATGAAATATGCTCAATCATATCAAAGGCCTTGTAAAAATCTAAGACTAGAATCAAACTGTCTGTATTTATGAGACGTTCATAGTCAATCAGATCCAGAACAAGGCCTAAGTTATTATGAAGTGAGCGACCTTTAATAAAACCAGACTGCGTTTCAGAGATTATGTCTGACTTGAGTCTGTTTGCAAATATATGCGTTAGAAGTTTATAGTCAGTATTCAAAAGAGTTATAAATGATCTAGACATGTTGGGTCTTTATCCAGCTTAGGAATAAGGGTGATTCCACGATGTTTCATTGTATGTTGGAGACCCATTttgaataatttctttaaacatttcaaaaattaaatctttGATTTGCTCCCAGAAGAATTTCTAAAAGTTACTGGTCAGTCCGTCACATCCTGGAGCTTTATCCTTGGACAGACAGCTTACAGCTTCTCTGATTCCTGCAAAGTTATTTCTGAATCACAAGAGTTTCTAAAATTCTCATCAATCTTAGGAATCAAACCTTTTAATAGTCTGGAAAAATGTTTCAGTGTGGGACTCAGAATAGGATGACGAGTACAGTTTATTATAAAATGATCTTATTTCTTTAGAGATCTTTGAGGATCAGAGCATCATTGATTATTAATATGAAGTTTCTTTATAGAATTCTTCTCTAGACTGCAGAAATCACATGTTCTCTTTTCACCAAGCTCCACCCACTTTTCTCAGGATCTGATGAAGGctgcttttggttttttaatagaaatatcGTCAAGAGAACACTAAAAGACTTCAGTGTTGTTTATCATTGAAAACAGGCTTGGAACAAATCTGGTTTAACTCAtaatttcagtttctttttgctTATAATGTTTTGATATTAATTTGCTGTGTTTAATGGCAGTTTGACGTACTTTGAATTGAAAGATTTCTCATTTATCAGTGTAACATTTTAGGGTTGaatcagtttttattgtttctaataACTCAATAACAGCATTACAGAAAGTTTCATTAGTGAGAAGTGAGGAATTAGATTTCCAGAGGATTTTTGGATTTGAGACCTGACTTTAACAGAAGATTTGTTTGTACCGTGACAGAATAGGATTTTGTCTCCCCATTGATTAGACCAAAACTGTTGGTCTGCTTTAACAGAAGGAGTTTCCTGCAGTAGAATGCAGCTggctttacatttttacagaataGAAACATAGATTTTCTTTTGACATCGTCTCGTAAACccctaacatttaaagaaacaaagttaaaattagacatgaaacacaataaataacacaaaaatgaacaaaaagttaCTTTAGCTAGTTACTGAAGGTGAAAGTGAGCGGTTGGAATTCAGATCCCAAACAACATTGTAATGCAGAACTAGACctcaaacttttagaaaaaatactttagaaCTTATAAGTTAACAACAGAGTTTCATTTTCCTCTGTGAACTTAAGGTGTGGAAAAAATGGAGCAAATGAGGTTTATGCTTCAAACAACAAAGCATTTAGGTAATTAACTCCAAATGTATgaagaggaataaaaaaaaccagCTAGTCTGGAAACAGACGGACGCCGTTGGCGTTCCCGATGTGGCCCCGGTAGCAGACGTTCTGTCCCGCCGCTCTCCTTTCTCCATTTTGGGCCAGACAGCAGCTCCTGGTTCTCGGTCAGATTTGCAGAAATCCTGCTTGAAGAAGATTCCCATCTCTTTACAAACCTTTGCATCTTTAGAAACCTTCCAGAAGATGTGGCGGTAGTGCCTCATGGAGAACTGGATGATGATTTGCCGGTGCCTCCCGGTTTCTCTCCTCCCCAGCAGATGTACTGTATCCACAACCATTTCCAACACCGATGTGTGCTGTGGCGCGATCTTTGCCAGGATCCCCAGGACTTCTTTGCGGGTGTTTTCCtcgcttttttctttcaaaccttGTAACTTCAGGTTCCAGCGCCGTTTATATCGCTCCATCTCTACCACCCTCTCTTTAAGTCATCATTTTCTTTCCTCAGCACAGAAACTTCTTTTCCCAAATTGTGCACTTTGGATTTCAGTCCTTTATATCAGCAGCGTTTACCTCAGTGATCTTCATGAGATTAGCCAGAATCACAGAGTTTTCCCGAAGTCTTCCGTCAAAGTCGTCAAACCTCGCCGTTTTCGATGGCGGCAGTTAGAGCTGACAACTCGGCATCACTTTTGTTGGAGACGACCACCTTGTTAGGTGGAATGGAGAGCTTAGTGGGTGTAACCGGGGTTTTCCTTTTAGTAGACAGCGAGGATACTTCCATGGCGTATTCGTGGTCATGTGTTGTCATCTCTGGGTTTTTGGATGCGGGAGTCGGCTTCTCCGATACAGGCTTTTCCCGTGGCATTCTAGGAGCTCTTAatattgctgttgttgtttttcccacTTCGTTCTTGTCTCTTTACAGTGGTAAGACTTgagagtaataaaaaaataaagcaaaactagTTCAGCAGTTTGAAAACGAGGTCAAAAGGGATATTTTGGGACCGGATCGTCGCAGCTCACAAAAAGTTGACCGCACGGACCGCCATCTTAGCTCCCTGCTGGCTGGGGGAACACCTGGCGCTACTCGATCTGAAACGGCCACCCGATCAGTCTACGCATGCGCGACTATTACAAATGTACTTTTGACAACGAGCGGCTTTTCAAGGAGAGGTATCAACAGAGGAAAGACCTGGACCGCATTTAGCAGCAGAAACCTGCAGAATGCAGACTCTGCTCCAAGTCCTTCCACATCAGCAGAGAGGATTTTGTTTGTGAGTCAATCCCGACGACAATATCGGACACAAAGCACCAAAGTCTGACGGTGACCTGCTGGACGCTGACGTTGGGGGTGTGGTCAACGTCACTATAAGTTTTTCAGATTTGTTGTAGGTCCTAAAGCGAGGAGATAAGGACGCCTCTAAAACTGGCATTACTCAAACACGCTGGTTCACTCTGAGAGAGAGGAATGATATTAGAGGTTTCTGTGATTTATTCTAATACTGTTATGAGTACTTATGATGATTTATGCTGATCATCAGTGTTTGTGACCATTTACGATTCTCCACCGTTTCTTCAGGCCGCGTTCTTTCATTTGTCGGCGCTGTAATCCAGTCGGGGAAGTTCTCTGTTGAGGAAAACATCAACTCTTGATGGCGGACTTCCTCGCTGTTTCAAACGCTCAGACTGTCCTAAAGAAGGCGGAGCTCTCAGGAAATGCTACCAACGCTATTTTCAATCTTGAAACAACAAATGTATAAGCCAGGCAGTAAATATAATTAAAGCTGCGATCGGCATTTTATGGCCTGCAGGTGCTACCCCCCCTCCCAACCCCTACGCTCCACAGCCGCCCGGGTCTAGACCACCCACCTTTGACCCGACCCCATTTGCTGAGCAGCCACTACACACATCTAACCCCTCCTTCTCTTTCTGTAAGGCTAACTGAGCTGCATGTtgttaaaagtgctagcattgctaTCAGCATTATccactgactcagaaaaacacattgcttatGATTATCATATTGGTAAGAGGTACATGTGATAAATTGATGGAAAATCcaccttttttcaaaatggcgactattctgttgattttatctccatagcaaccattttatgttttgatcaCCTGGGCATAACGAACAGATCAACGTAGGTTTCAGACGAATCGCAAATAGTAAACTTCTGGATTTCCTTTACAACTGAGGTTtcttgctaaccacgcccacattgcTTATATGTTCGTATCCAATGTAATATCAATTTGTTCAGTGCCAGCCATGGATGCATGCCttaaattttcacaatattccgttgaaaaatgtgcaagtaACAAGAGTATTGTCACTTTTATTAGCTTGCCACGCTCacgccattcaaaatctacaaattctttttacaacattttttctaCAATAGCATTGATGCCCGGGAAGTTAAGAGACAATCAATGAAAATTCCTAGGATGAGTTTTCATTTGTATCCGGTagtaaaggtgcttttttttatttagaaaattcaagatggcggccttctCCCGAGGTCAAACGTCAACAAAACTCCAccggtgattgtagacttaagATGGCGGTATGTGTGTGAAATGTTGTGGAAATTGCTCAAAAAGAAGTtcattttcccatattgtcgGAAATCGCTAAATctcagattttggcacaaaatggccaccaaaccttaggtcgtgtggccatcccataattatttttcaaacttcctttggatatctcCAACAAGGATATATTCATTTCGTCAGTcaattctatccatccatccatccatctttctccgcttatccgggataGGGTTGCGggagcagcagtctaagcagagatgcccaaacTTCCGGCCAccccctccagctcctctgggggacccTGAGGCATTCTCAGGCCAGCCAAGAGAGATAGTCTACAACATGTCCAGGGTCTTCCCCAGAgcctccacccagtgggacatgcccggaaacacctctccagggaggtgtccaggaggcctccggactagatgcccgagccacctcaactggctcctttcgatgtggaggagaagcgtttcTACTCGATTCTAccggggcagggacactccacccaccgagagatggcaaactaccctTCTCCGATCAAGAACCATGGCTTCAGATTTAGCGCTGCTGAACCTCATCCCAGCCACTTCACACTCCGCCGCAAACTGCCCCGAAACATGCTGGAcgtcctggctcgatgaagccaacaggacaagaaagacagaaagactaTCATTTGTCATGCTCTGTTGTAAACCGTGCAATAGGGGGAGCATGGcatcatggcatttcaaaggcgctgctggcttcGTACGAAGTGCGTGCCACGTAAAAAATagcttccttaatgagctcgtatttatcgggcgataactgcagagctgatagcaagAAGAGACACGTGGgacggcttcaataaacactccggttgtcagtagtggtcttctgccggggactaGAAGAAAAAGAACTAGGCAGAAAGCGACTtcctgatgacagagagtttgcgctcagtgtttttaaacacgcatgtgcattgacgtatgtatcagaggatgtccgattggccaatctacatctCAATCAAGTCctgtacttctcagtgaggattttgattggctggtggatttttaagaagtactttttattttatttttttatcctttttggcccgcgatctacactcatgtccttgaagatcgactggtcgatcgcgatcgacgtaatgagcacccctgactacacgttttcgcaaaatatactttactgaaaaaggtgaaaaatatattaaccgttagatattttagtaactgagcggacaagtgaaaaataaagtcttgtggtccgtactgctcaaGCGAGctggaccgggccagcggaaaAATGGCTACGTCGAGCCCTGGGTACAGTTTCCGATAGCCaagcgatgctgcagagacatgtcagccaagacactcccacagcatccagagacttgggGTACTCTGGGCGGACCTCGTCCGCTCCCGGAGCCTTGCCACTGAGGAGTtcattgactacctcagtgacttcagcttggGTGATAGACAGCccccaccccaaagtcctcattctctgcttccttaaaagaaggcgtgtcagtgggattgaggagatcctcgaagtattccTTCCTCCGCCATACAAtttccccagtcgaagtcaacagctccccacctgcactaaAAACGATGCCTgtagagaactgctttcccctcctgaggtgccggatggtttgccagaatctcttcgaggccaaccgatagtcttTCTCCATGACCTCACCGAACTCCTTCCAGCACAGAGTTTTTGCCTTTGCAACAGTCCGGGCCACAGCTCGCTAAGACTGCCGGTACTTGGCGCCTGCCTCTGGAGTCCAacaagccagccaggcctggtaggagtttttcttcagtttgacGGCATCGCTTACTTCTGGTGTCCACCACCGGTttcgggggttaccgccgcgacaggcaccagagacttTGCGACCACATCTCccggcagcagcagagacaatggcagtggaaaacatggtccacttgGACTCAATGTCCCTAACCTCCCTCTGTTCCTGTTTGAATTTCTCTCGGATATAGGAGTTAAAGACTAACCTGATGGAGGGCTCAGcaagacgttcccagcagaccctcaccgTGCGTTTGGGTCTCCCacgtctttccggcctccttccccgccagcgattccaactcaccaccaggtagtggtcggtggacagctctgctgctctctttacccgagtgtccaagacagaAGGCCGAAGGtcacctgaaacaactacaaagtcgatcattgatCTCCGGCCTAGGGCGTCCTGCTGCCacgtgtattgatggacacccttgtgctcgaacgtggtgttcgttatggacaaactatgacgagcacagaagtcaaataacaaaacaccagtCAGGTAAAGATCAGGGAGGATTTTCCTACCAATCACGCCCTTCTAGGTGCCCCTGTTATGGGGGTGGGCCTTGAAGTCCCCCAGGTGGACAATGACCAAAT includes:
- the LOC110014064 gene encoding uncharacterized protein LOC110014064; this encodes MLQRHVSQDTPTASRDLGYSGRTSSAPGALPLRSSLTTSVTSAWVIDSPHPKVLILCFLKRRRVSGIEEILEVFLPPPYNFPSRSQQLPTCTKNDACRELLSPPEVPDGLPESLRGQPIVFLHDLTELLPAQSFCLCNSPGHSSLRLPVLGACLWSPTSQPGLVGVFLQFDGIAYFWCPPPVSGVTAATGTRDFATTSPGSSRDNGSGKHGPLGLNVPNLPLFLFEFLSDIGVKD